A portion of the Osmia lignaria lignaria isolate PbOS001 chromosome 15, iyOsmLign1, whole genome shotgun sequence genome contains these proteins:
- the LOC117612022 gene encoding uncharacterized protein LOC117612022: MRKRISTWDSWWWLIVLLIVVHVTDTSSSGSGSTSFRTSASLNLECATGCQCLDDGRSLLCQERSFLGLGLPKLATNVVLRDVRAATIPVAALETSTRLKSLVWTSSGIERLESGVFLATTLLEHLDLGDNRLTELPSDVFHPLHQLQYLNLTGNQLNVLPRALFQGLDHLEEIGLSRNRLSVLPYQTFASTKALARLNLSGNLLVSLPDHSFRPNAQLEQLELSSNRLTKLPPRLFSGLNRLKILDLANNEIDTIPRSLFADLDSLQRLDLSGNPIGHMSSATFQSLSNLRWLSLKNLPFTVLPQDIWRPVKQLRTLLLSGSKLEILRNDDLKGLDKLESLEVNKSPLREISRRTLDRTPVLRKLDLSDSNLTFLPANVAQLAFLTELQLQGNPWACDCRMFWFVKWAESKEHLRTAFQSGFRCGDDIDATADILQTLRYLKCTPPYLTYATPTQQYLLLNSVLLDCEFNGNPTPSLTWVTPTLKVLHWNPDPAFPDAFVEHPPVHGWEQSVPFVDDGRVRILENGSLYITALLRQDVGQYKCFAVNPIANATTYISLQMNPITLHKIKIISILVGAACATAFLLLTLLLQLVYCILLKCGCLKWCFCCRRVGSTPRGKQIYQMLDNIEQYKSQQLERLRENYTQQVHRIKENCAQQVEWIRDSYEGQMRHIRDIRDYGTTHLTALRDQYYDQVRKVRDYSTGQLNWVRENYVFQRNKIRKFSAHQVLRLRESYKYQQQTLNKVLENLPNLYFDNCRSGSCGKSDSMVFNAKEEGGTYFKAKINDLVIGTSTEDVNSEYYTPTELSSVSPHGGNALEGIHINYIEEMCSSIRMDPLSASDIIPPNAIILHSIEEDGSSSSVYKDADHAKPFYRGFSAEALAKEPKGSAESLGLLVPSNSLPELPRETKL; the protein is encoded by the exons ATGAGGAAACGGATTTCGACGTGGGACTCGTGGTGGTGGTTAATCGTTCTTCTGATTGTGGTACACGTTACGGATACGTCGTCGTCGGGCTCGGGGTCAACGTCGTTCAGAACATCAGCCTCGTTGAATTTGGAATGTGCCACGGGTTGCCAGTGCCTGGACGATGGAAGGAGCTTACTATGCCAGGAACGAAGTTTCCTGGGGCTCGGTTTGCCGAAACTGGCTACGAATGTTGTATTGAGAGACGTCCGGGCCGCTACCATACCCGTCGCTGCACTCGAAACTTCGACTCGTTTGAAGAGTCTCGTTTGGACATCGAGCGGGATCGAGCGGCTCGAATCCGGCGTGTTCCTCGCGACCACGTTACTCGAGCACCTCGATTTAGGTGACAATAGACTGACGGAATTGCCGTCGGATGTCTTCCATCCATTGCACCAACTACAGTACCTGAACCTCACCGGCAACCAGTTGAACGTCCTTCCGCGGGCGTTGTTTCAAGGCTTGGATCACCTCGAAGAGATTGGATTGTCGCGAAATCGACTGTCGGTACTTCCTTATCAGACGTTCGCCTCGACCAAGGCACTCGCTCGTTTGAACCTGTCCGGAAATCTGCTGGTCTCTCTGCCAGATCACAGTTTCAGACCGAACGCACAACTCGAGCAACTCGAACTATCCTCCAACAGGCTCACCAAGCTTCCACCCCGTCTGTTCTCTGGCCTCAACCGGTTGAAGATCTTAGATCTGGCCAACAACGAGATCGACACGATACCTCGTAGTCTCTTCGCCGATCTCGACTCGTTGCAACGGCTCGATCTATCCGGAAATCCTATCGGTCACATGAGCAGCGCGACCTTTCAAAGCTTATCGAATTTGCGATGGCTAAGCCTGAAGAATCTACCGTTCACGGTGCTTCCACAAGACATATGGCGACCTGTGAAACAGCTACGCACTCTGTTGCTATCCGGATCGAAGTTGGAGATCCTCCGTAACGATGATCTAAAAGGGTTGGACAAACTGGAGAGCCTGGAGGTGAACAAAAGCCCGTTGCGAGAGATATCTCGACGCACCCTTGATCGTACACCGGTGCTTCGTAAACTCGATCTAAGTGACAGCAATCTCACCTTCCTTCCCGCTAACGTGGCGCAGCTGGCGTTTTTAACCGAGCTGCAGCTGCAAGGGAACCCATGGGCCTGCGACTGTCGCATGTTCTGGTTCGTCAAGTGGGCCGAGAGCAAGGAACACCTTCGAACCGCCTTCCAAAGCGGTTTCAGATGCGGCGACGATATCGACGCAACCGCCGATATCCTTCAAACTCTTCGTTATTTGAAATGTACACCTCCGTATCTGACGTACGCTACGCCCACACAACAATATCTGTTGTTGAACTCGGTGCTCCTCGACTGCGAGTTCAACGGCAATCCTACGCCATCCTTAACATGGGTCACGCCGACACTTAAGGTACTGCATTGGAATCCTGATCCAGCTTTTCCCGACGCTTTTGTCGAACATCCTCCCGTACACGGATGGGAACAAAGTGTGCCGTTCGTTGACGATGGTCGCGTACGCATCCTTGAGAATGGATCTTTGTACATCACGGCGTTGCTCAGGCAGGATGTTGGACAATACAAGTGTTTCGCAGTCAATCCGATTGCCAATGCCACTACCTATATTAGTTTGCAGATGAATCCAATAACGTTACACAAAATCAAAATCATCAGCATCCTGGTAGGCGCTGCCTGTGCCACGGCCTTTCTTCTGTTAACCCTCCTCTTGCAGTTGGTCTATTGTATTCTTCTCAA ATGCGGCTGTCTGAAGTGGTGTTTCTGCTGCAGACGAGTCGGTTCTACGCCCAGAGGGAAACAAATCTATCAGATGTTGGATAATATCGAGCAATACAAGAGCCAGCAACTCGAAAGGCTGCGTGAAAATTATACTCAACAAGTGCACAGGATAAAAGAAAACTGTGCCCAGCAAGTGGAATGGATTCGTGATAGTTACGAAGGTCAAATGAGGCACATTAGAGACATAAGAGACTATGGGACAACTCATCTTACGGCGCTAAGAGACCAATATTACGATCAG GTGAGAAAAGTAAGGGATTACTCGACCGGTCAGCTGAATTGGGTTCGAGAAAACTATGTCTTCCAACGTAACAAGATTAGAAAGTTCAGCGCTCATCAGGTTCTGAGACTTCGCGAGAGTTACAAGTATCAGCAGCAAACGTTGAACAAGGTCCTAGAAAATCTACCGAATCTCTATTTCGACAATTGTCGAAGCGGTTCCTGCGGGAAAAGCGACTCGATGGTGTTCAATGCGAAGGAGGAAGGCGGTACCTACTTCAAGGCGAAGATCAACGACCTGGTGATCGGTACGAGCACAGAGGATGTGAACAGCGAGTATTACACGCCTACGGAACTTTCCTCAGTTAGTCCGCACGGTGGTAACGCGTTGGAAGGAATCCATATAAATTATATCGAGGAAATGTGTTCATCGATTCGAATGGATCCGCTGTCGGCGAGCGACATCATTCCACCGAACGCGATCATTCTGCACAGTATCGAGGAGGATGGAAGTTCCTCGTCGGTTTACAAAGACGCAGACCACGCCAAGCCATTTTACAGAGGCTTCAGCGCCGAAGCGTTAGCCAAAGAGCCTAAAGGAAGTGCAGAAAGTCTTGGTCTTCTTGTACCTAGTAACAGTTTACCGGAACTACCACGTGAAACCAAACTTTAG